The Stigmatella ashevillena genomic sequence CAGAACTGATGAGCGCCCCATTGGAGCCCATGGGCACCACCGTCTGCACGTTGGGGTGCTTTTCCAGCGCCTGCTTGATGGGCGTGAAGCTGTCGATGGCCGCGACATCCGGCTCGCCGCTCATCCCGCCAAACAGGGACAGCTCATCCTTCGACTTGTCCGAGTAGACTTGGAGGTGCCCCGCGAGGGAGCCGACGATCGAGCGGCTCATCGACGAGTCGATGCTGTCCAGCAGCGCGCCCCCCGTCACCACCAGAAAGGTGGCGAAGAAGATGATGCCGCCAATGATGAGGTTGACCCAGCTCTTGAAGAGGTTGCGGAAAGCCACCTCCAAGAGCAGCAGGAGCGTGGTCATCCGTGTGCCTCCGCGCCCGCCGCCAGCCCCGCCTCGACAGGGGTGACGCGGTCGAGAACCTTTCCGTCCTTGAGCCGCACCACCGCGTTGGCGTGCGTCATCACCTTCGCATCGTGGGTGGAGAAGATGAAGGTCGTCCCACGCTCGACGTTCATCGCCTTCATCAAGTCGATGATCTGCTGGCCCGTCACGGAGTCCAGGTTCGCGGTGGGCTCATCCGCCAGGACGATCTGCGGCTGCGTCACCAGGGCCCGGGCCACGGCCACGCGCTGACGCTGGCCACCGGACAGCTCATTGGGCCGGTGCTTCACGTGCTGGCCCAGCCCCACCTGCTCCAGCAGCGCCATCACACGCTCGCGGCGCTGAGGCGCGTTCAGCTTCTTCTGGAGAAGCAAGGGAAACTCCACGTTCTGGAAGACGCTGAGCACCGAGACCAGGTTGAAGCTCTGGAAGATGAACCCGATGGTGTGAAGCCGGAGATCGGTGAGCTTGCGCTCCGAGAGCTGCTTCGTGTCTTGACCAGCGACCCGGACAGTTCCGGACGTGGCGGTATCCACACACCCGATGAGGTTGAGCAACGTGGTCTTCCCGCTGCCAGACGGGCCCGCAATGGAGATGAACTCCCCCGGGTGCACCTGCAACGAGACGCCTCGCAGCGCGGGAACCTCCACCTTGCCGAGATGGTAGCTCTTGGTGACGTCCTGGATGGAGACGATGGGCTCTGGTGAGGAAGACATGGTCAGCGAAGGCCTTTCGGAAATCCCGTGGGCTCAGCGCATGCCGATGGCCGTGCCCGGCGTCGATCATGACCGCACCCTTGGGTTTCCTCTGGGAGAAGTTCTGTGTACCCTGCCACCTGCGGTGCTTCCTGAATTCTCAGGAGCATGATATCTTGGCAGCTAAGATGTTTCGAGACTAAGAGGACGGGTGTGTCATGTCAAGCGGGATGAAAGGGCGCGAGGAGCTGCTGGAGGCCTTGAGCCGGGGCATCCGGGACTTCAGTGACCAGGACGTCCTCTTCAATCAGGCCATCGCCGACCGGCTTGGCCTCAACCTGACCGATCTGAAGTGCTTGAGCATCCTGGAACGGACGGGAGCGATGACGGCCGGGAAATTGGCCGAGGTGACGGGCCTGACGTCGGGCGCGGTGACGGGGCTCATCGACCGGCTGGAGAACGCAGGCTGGGCGCGCCGGGTGCGCAACCCCAAGGATCGCCGGCACGTCATCATCGAGGCGATCTCCGAAAGAGGCGCGGACATCGACCGGTTGTTCAGCGAGTCGCGGAGTGCCCTGGCCGACATGGTGTCAGGCTACACGGACGAGCAGGTCGGCCTGGTCCTGGACTTCCTCTTCCGTGGGTCGTCGATGCTGCGTGACGAGACGGTGAAACTGCGTGCCACCACCGAACCGAAGGGCATGAACGATACCGGAGAGTTTTCGAGCCCCCTGGGCGTGGTGACGCACGCGCGCCTCAAGTTCGTCTCGGGGGCTTCGCAGGTCACCCTCAGGAGCAGCCCGGGCATCCCGGAGCTCTATACGGCGCGCTTCGCGGGAAGGACCCCCACCGTGAAGGAGGATGCCGGAACCGTCTCCATCCAGTACCCACGCTTCATGTTGCTCGACTGGCGCAAGCTGGCCGCGGACATCGCGCTCAATGGCTCGATTCCCTGGAAGCTCGAGCTGCGGGGGGGCGTCTCGAAGCTGAACGCCGACCTGCGCGAGTTGTTGCTGGAGTCCATCGAGCTGGTGTCCGGAGCCAGCGACGTCACGGTAAAACTGCCGAAGCCCTCGGGGACGGTCCCCGTCCGTGTCTCGGGCGGAATCAGTCACGTCACCTTCCTGCTCCC encodes the following:
- a CDS encoding MarR family winged helix-turn-helix transcriptional regulator, whose amino-acid sequence is MSSGMKGREELLEALSRGIRDFSDQDVLFNQAIADRLGLNLTDLKCLSILERTGAMTAGKLAEVTGLTSGAVTGLIDRLENAGWARRVRNPKDRRHVIIEAISERGADIDRLFSESRSALADMVSGYTDEQVGLVLDFLFRGSSMLRDETVKLRATTEPKGMNDTGEFSSPLGVVTHARLKFVSGASQVTLRSSPGIPELYTARFAGRTPTVKEDAGTVSIQYPRFMLLDWRKLAADIALNGSIPWKLELRGGVSKLNADLRELLLESIELVSGASDVTVKLPKPSGTVPVRVSGGISHVTFLLPEGTAARLLVKGGVSALAFNEQSLGAVGGQTSLETPGYKHATDRFDFEIAGGASDLTVESRSR
- a CDS encoding ABC transporter ATP-binding protein, whose translation is MSSSPEPIVSIQDVTKSYHLGKVEVPALRGVSLQVHPGEFISIAGPSGSGKTTLLNLIGCVDTATSGTVRVAGQDTKQLSERKLTDLRLHTIGFIFQSFNLVSVLSVFQNVEFPLLLQKKLNAPQRRERVMALLEQVGLGQHVKHRPNELSGGQRQRVAVARALVTQPQIVLADEPTANLDSVTGQQIIDLMKAMNVERGTTFIFSTHDAKVMTHANAVVRLKDGKVLDRVTPVEAGLAAGAEAHG